One genomic window of Etheostoma spectabile isolate EspeVRDwgs_2016 chromosome 7, UIUC_Espe_1.0, whole genome shotgun sequence includes the following:
- the pex10 gene encoding peroxisome biogenesis factor 10 isoform X2: protein MPLAPANQSQLIRSSQKDEYYQTFLRNNANEAFQTLAGSKRWLDWRREIELLSDLAYYGLTTFAGYQTLGEEYVNIIQVDPTETRIPSRTRRGLFVLCHSFFPYLLDKVLVGLENELGREPEGGGGGARQRQAASSPWSLESWLRGRARRAVALLSEPRRRACLPAVFALRQGLTLLRRLHVALFYISGSFYHLSKRAAGISYVAACDGAQRQGRDHPDQLPAPGGRVPPPAPRHGGSAAQRLQAEAARPAGVEAPPKPQPSAHTGLGPQGPRLHALPGGEETPHLHPLWTPVLLGVHHRVVQHQG from the exons ATGCCGCTCGCTCCTGCAAACCAGTCCCAGTTGATCCGGTCGAGTCAAAAGGACGAATATTATCAAACCTTCCTGAGAAACAACGCCAACGAAGCTTTTCAAACACTTGCTG GATCCAAAAGATGGCTggactggaggagagagatagAGCTGCTGTCAGACCTCGCATACTATGGTTTAACAACATTCGCAG GTTACCAAACCCTGGGCGAGGAGTACGTCAACATCATCCAGGTGGATCCCACGGAGACTCGAATCCCCTCTCGGACCAGACGGGGCCTCTTTGTCCTGTGCCACTCCTTCTTTCCCTACCTCCTGGACAAGGTCCTGGTGGGCCTGGAGAACGAGCTGGGGCGTGAGCCGGAGGGTGGGGGCGGGGGCGCCAGGCAGCGCCAGGCGGCGTCCTCGCCGTGGAGCCTGGAGTCCTGGCTGAGGGGACGGGCGCGGCGGGCCGTGGCGCTGCTGTCGGAGCCCCGGAGGAGGGCGTGCCTGCCGGCGGTGTTTGCCCTGCGTCAGGGTCTGACCCTCCTGCGCCGCCTCCACGTGGCTCTGTTCTACATCAGCGGCTCTTTCTATCACCTGTCCAAGAGGGCGGCTGGTATCAGCTATGTAG CTGCGTGTGACGGGGCTCAGCGGCAAGGACGGGACCATCCGGACCAGCTACCGGCTCCTGGGGGCCGTGtccctcctccagctcctcgtCACGGTGGGTCTGCAGCTCAACGCCTTCAGGCAGAAGCAGCGCGCCCGGCAGGAGTGGAAGCTCCACCGAAACCTCAG CCCTCAGCGCACACGGGGCTCGGGCCCCAGGGCCCCCGGCTGCATGCTCTGcctggaggagaggagacaccCCACCTGCACCCCCTGTGGACACCTGTTCTGCTGGGAGTGCATCACCGAGTGGTGCAACACCAAG GCTGA
- the pex10 gene encoding peroxisome biogenesis factor 10 isoform X1: MPLAPANQSQLIRSSQKDEYYQTFLRNNANEAFQTLAGSKRWLDWRREIELLSDLAYYGLTTFAGYQTLGEEYVNIIQVDPTETRIPSRTRRGLFVLCHSFFPYLLDKVLVGLENELGREPEGGGGGARQRQAASSPWSLESWLRGRARRAVALLSEPRRRACLPAVFALRQGLTLLRRLHVALFYISGSFYHLSKRAAGISYLRVTGLSGKDGTIRTSYRLLGAVSLLQLLVTVGLQLNAFRQKQRARQEWKLHRNLSPQRTRGSGPRAPGCMLCLEERRHPTCTPCGHLFCWECITEWCNTKAECPLCREKFQPHRLVYLRNYS; this comes from the exons ATGCCGCTCGCTCCTGCAAACCAGTCCCAGTTGATCCGGTCGAGTCAAAAGGACGAATATTATCAAACCTTCCTGAGAAACAACGCCAACGAAGCTTTTCAAACACTTGCTG GATCCAAAAGATGGCTggactggaggagagagatagAGCTGCTGTCAGACCTCGCATACTATGGTTTAACAACATTCGCAG GTTACCAAACCCTGGGCGAGGAGTACGTCAACATCATCCAGGTGGATCCCACGGAGACTCGAATCCCCTCTCGGACCAGACGGGGCCTCTTTGTCCTGTGCCACTCCTTCTTTCCCTACCTCCTGGACAAGGTCCTGGTGGGCCTGGAGAACGAGCTGGGGCGTGAGCCGGAGGGTGGGGGCGGGGGCGCCAGGCAGCGCCAGGCGGCGTCCTCGCCGTGGAGCCTGGAGTCCTGGCTGAGGGGACGGGCGCGGCGGGCCGTGGCGCTGCTGTCGGAGCCCCGGAGGAGGGCGTGCCTGCCGGCGGTGTTTGCCCTGCGTCAGGGTCTGACCCTCCTGCGCCGCCTCCACGTGGCTCTGTTCTACATCAGCGGCTCTTTCTATCACCTGTCCAAGAGGGCGGCTGGTATCAGCTAT CTGCGTGTGACGGGGCTCAGCGGCAAGGACGGGACCATCCGGACCAGCTACCGGCTCCTGGGGGCCGTGtccctcctccagctcctcgtCACGGTGGGTCTGCAGCTCAACGCCTTCAGGCAGAAGCAGCGCGCCCGGCAGGAGTGGAAGCTCCACCGAAACCTCAG CCCTCAGCGCACACGGGGCTCGGGCCCCAGGGCCCCCGGCTGCATGCTCTGcctggaggagaggagacaccCCACCTGCACCCCCTGTGGACACCTGTTCTGCTGGGAGTGCATCACCGAGTGGTGCAACACCAAG GCTGAGTGTCCCCTGTGTCGGGAGAAGTTCCAGCCTCACAGACTGGTGTACCTGAGGAACTACAGctag